In the Telopea speciosissima isolate NSW1024214 ecotype Mountain lineage chromosome 6, Tspe_v1, whole genome shotgun sequence genome, ATGCCCTATTTGTTTAGGATTTCTTTTTATGCGTTTGATGTGGCTTTTTCCTAATTAAGGCAACAAATACAAAGAAAAGGGTAAGATTAGGAGGGGCATTACTAGGTATATTAGACCTCAAATGGGTGCTTTGTAAACGTAAAACCACTGCTCTTTGTTTGATtagctccttctcctcctcctattcctctctctctctctctctgtctgtgtGAGATGGGTGGTTTAATGGTTGCAACAAGATCGGTGTTAATGGTGACGGGGAGAGTCACTAACGACGTGGTGAGTTTCATTGTCTTCACCTTGCTGGACCTCCTCGACGTCCTCCTTTGTGTTCTTTACAAGCTCACCGATCTCTTGATCGAAGCAGAATGGAAGCCTTGCTATTGCTCTTCGGCCAAAGAAGCAATCACGAGCAGCGGCAAGATCTTAGTGTCTGAGCAGGGGGAGTCCAAAATCGTGTGCCTTAGTTCAAGTAAGTTGCAGTGGGAGGATCTCTCCGATACCCTCTACTCCCGTCCTTCTTTGGTTTCGGATCTCTCGAAATCAACTGTGAAGGAACTAAAACGCCTCAAGATTGAAGCCACCACAACGATCCGAACTCGCGAGAGGAGCAACAAGAATGGAACCCTGAGATCAACATTCACCATCAACTCCACCATTGTTGAGATGCTACAAGGCAAAATCGGTGGTCAGCGATCCCATCCCATTCCAAGATGGTCTGACTGTGACTGTATTACCTGCACTTCTTGGAGTTCCTCTTCCTCCTGCAAAGAGACCCTTTTCGTCCGAGCCGAAGGCCCTAAAGGTGTGACCAATTCATTCACTTCACTCTATGTTACCTTTTTTCTTAAGAGTTATTACTAATTATagttttggggtattttttttttttaaaaaaattaaaaaaaagcaGAAATGGCAGACAAGAGTGATACAGGAGAAGATGTGCTATTCATTCATGGATtcatctcatcctcaaaattttggACGGAGACAGTATTTCCAAACTTTTCGAGGGAGGCGAAATCGAAATACAGGTTAATCGCTGTGGATCTGCTTGGGTTCGGGAGAAGTCCAAAGCCAACGGACTCTCTCTACACGCTAAGGGAGCACGTAGAAATGATCCAACGATCAGTGCTGGAGCCTTACAAGGTGAAGTCCTTCCACATAGTAGCCCAC is a window encoding:
- the LOC122664440 gene encoding probable lysophospholipase BODYGUARD 3 isoform X2, with translation MGGLMVATRSVLMVTGRVTNDVVSFIVFTLLDLLDVLLCVLYKLTDLLIEAEWKPCYCSSAKEAITSSGKILVSEQGESKIVCLSSSKLQWEDLSDTLYSRPSLVSDLSKSTVKELKRLKIEATTTIRTRERSNKNGTLRSTFTINSTIVEMLQGKIGGQRSHPIPRWSDCDCITCTSWSSSSSCKETLFVRAEGPKDKSDTGEDVLFIHGFISSSKFWTETVFPNFSREAKSKYRLIAVDLLGFGRSPKPTDSLYTLREHVEMIQRSVLEPYKVKSFHIVAHSLGCILALALAVNHPGAVKSLTLLAPPYFPVPKGEAATQYVLRKVAPRRVWPPIAFGASIACWYEHISRTICLLICKNHRLWEFLTKLVTRNRIRTYMMEGFFCHTHNAAWHTLHNIICGSAGKVNEYLDAVRERLDCEVTIFHGSDDELLPVDCSYAVQTKIPRARVKVIEKKDHITIVVGRQKAFARELEEIWKKKSSRG
- the LOC122664440 gene encoding probable lysophospholipase BODYGUARD 3 isoform X1, encoding MGGLMVATRSVLMVTGRVTNDVVSFIVFTLLDLLDVLLCVLYKLTDLLIEAEWKPCYCSSAKEAITSSGKILVSEQGESKIVCLSSSKLQWEDLSDTLYSRPSLVSDLSKSTVKELKRLKIEATTTIRTRERSNKNGTLRSTFTINSTIVEMLQGKIGGQRSHPIPRWSDCDCITCTSWSSSSSCKETLFVRAEGPKEMADKSDTGEDVLFIHGFISSSKFWTETVFPNFSREAKSKYRLIAVDLLGFGRSPKPTDSLYTLREHVEMIQRSVLEPYKVKSFHIVAHSLGCILALALAVNHPGAVKSLTLLAPPYFPVPKGEAATQYVLRKVAPRRVWPPIAFGASIACWYEHISRTICLLICKNHRLWEFLTKLVTRNRIRTYMMEGFFCHTHNAAWHTLHNIICGSAGKVNEYLDAVRERLDCEVTIFHGSDDELLPVDCSYAVQTKIPRARVKVIEKKDHITIVVGRQKAFARELEEIWKKKSSRG
- the LOC122664440 gene encoding probable lysophospholipase BODYGUARD 3 isoform X3, which produces MGGLMVATRSVLMVTGRVTNDVVSFIVFTLLDLLDVLLCVLYKLTDLLIEAEWKPCYCSSAKEAITSSGKILVSEQGESKIVCLSSSKLQWEDLSDTLYSRPSLVSDLSKSTVKELKRLKIEATTTIRTRERSNKNGTLRSTFTINSTIVEMLQGKIGGQRSHPIPRWSDCDCITCTSWSSSSSCKETLFVRAEGPKEMADKSDTGEDVLFIHGFISSSKFWTETVFPNFSREAKSKYRLIAVDLLGFGRSPKPTDSLYTLREHVEMIQRSVLEPYKVKSFHIVAHSLGCILALALAVNHPGAVKSLTLLAPGEAATQYVLRKVAPRRVWPPIAFGASIACWYEHISRTICLLICKNHRLWEFLTKLVTRNRIRTYMMEGFFCHTHNAAWHTLHNIICGSAGKVNEYLDAVRERLDCEVTIFHGSDDELLPVDCSYAVQTKIPRARVKVIEKKDHITIVVGRQKAFARELEEIWKKKSSRG